The window CATTGTCTTCAAGCAATTTGTGACAGTTAAATGGGAACTGCTTTTACTGGATGAaaggcaggtgtaccttgaatgGTTTCAGGAGACCCATACAGATCTGCACTCTTCTTCTTTGCCCATCAGATGCTTTATGCATTCTCCAGGATAGATCAATACCTAGAACCTgcatcaacataatatttaaattactGGCATATCTATCTAGTTGTTTGCACATTGGATATGTTCACACAATCAGAGTTATTAAAAGATAAGTATGGTTAACATCCACGGAAAAAGTTAAAAGGTCTAAGTTTCTTCCCCTAGTTTTCTATGTGTGTTTTCGTATGATGTATCTTATTTGGCATTTGCAATTTTTATTATGGTAGAGAGTTAGAACAGTCCAACATGTCATGCAGAAACATATTCTAACTAAGCCTGTAAAATTAGTAAAAGGAGAAAAAAGGTTAACAATAAAAAGAGAGCGTTTACGACATATGGTCCACCATTACCGGTTTTACCCTCAAAGAACTAACAGAAATCTTATAGGTCTAGTGTTGTTATACTTTTGAGATACAGGGAAGAATCACATAAAGGGATTAGAAGCACAGTTTTATATACACCAATAGAAATTTCTCAGCCTGCCATACTGCTCAAATGAGAACATCTAGTCTAGAGAGAATAATGAAATACAAATTGTGATTTCAAGGGAAGGGTGGTTGTGTTTGGCAAAATATAATTATTGCACATCTGTTTTATAAGTAGAGGCACTAACAACATCAACGTTTTTTGCCATAGATACCTGTCAAATTGGCTTTGTCGCTCTGGTTCAGTTTTCAGAAACTTACATTATTTAATTGCTCGGTTTCAAGGATAATGGATAAATTGCTCATTTTAACTAATTGTAGCTGCCTTTGAAATAGTTGCTTCCAGAGATCCAAATAAGAGTTACTTATGCCATCAAAAGCTCCTCCATTCCATTCAACTGTTGTATGTCTACCGATACAATACTAGTGGCATTTCATAGAAATAAATGTAAATGTCCGAGAAAAGAAAGAATGACATGGATTGCTTTTATCATCTCCAAGGACATGTCAACGTGTTATATTTATGAGTTGCCTTTGTTAATATAATAACTGAGCAAGTAATAGATAATATAAATTCCTTTTGCTTTGCATTTGTGTAATAGGGCGTAGTGATAACAATCAAAAATCAAGCAGATCAAAAGCTACATGGGACTTTCAAAAATTTCCGCACAGAGAACGTTCGTTCATTTTCCATCCATACCTTAATTAATTCATCTCGTCTTTGTGGgtcagttcctggaaccccaaaAATCATTTTCTCCGCAGAAATATCCATTTGAATAGGCACCTCAAATCCAGCAAATGCAACTTCTCTCCTCCACTGTAAACAGAAAGCACAAAAGAACTTAATTTTCTACTTTAATGATCAATTTCTGAATTCACAAGTTCATTAAAAGATGTGGCACATTTATTTTTTCACGAGACAGATGTATCTAGCCTAAACAAGATGTTTACATTGTTATAACATATCATCTTTAAACAAAAGCCTTCTTGTGATGTACCATATTATTACATGTTGAAACCACCAACAAATAAATGAGATAAACCATGTTAAAGAGAATTTTAGAACTGATTCCAGATAGAGGTTCAACTTAGTTGACGACACACTCTTGGTAAACATAACAGAAGAATACTTGGTTATGCTTGAATTTAATGAATTGGACATAAGATGAGAACTGCCATCAAATACATGCATTtaacaaaataaagaagcaaacAGTCCTAAAAACATAATAAACCATAATAAGATGGTAGATGAACAGAGAGAGAAAAGATACCTCTCCACCAAGATAGCTGAGGTCTCCAGAAGCAGTTAAAGCAGTGTCATGAAATGCAGATCTTCCAAGCACTCTGACCATGTCTGGTTCTACCATGTGCTTTCCTCCCAATATCTTCAGAATTGTAGTCTTTCCTACAAAAAGTACATCCATTTACCAAACATGAGATGTCTCTCAGGTCTACTGGTAGGGTGAAAAAATGCCTATTCTGTGTTTGGTTAGCTATGTTTCTATATTTTCCACCAAAAGGAGGAAGTCATTTTCCTTTACAAATATCACACATCTTACTCCATATGCTTACTTCAATAAACATTTGAAAATTGTTGTAAACCTTTAATActtaaaaaaatatgtcaaaacaCTATCCTCATAGCTTATCTTGTACATTGTACAATTACCCTGTGGGTTGTGTCACCAAATTTTATATCTCAATCGGCTGAAACATGATCCAGAAATGATTTCCAACTAAAACATTCTCCACCAAAAAAACAGAACATTTTCATCCATACCAAATGCGCCCTATATTTCGAAATTGGACATTTAAAgcagcaaaaaaataaaaattctaaagcaaCCCTTTTGATTTCTTAATTATATTAAAGAGGACAATTGTAATTCAATGTCAAGAAGAGCAATAGAATTGAACCTGCGCCATTGGATCCAACAAGAAGGCATCGGTCACCAGGATAGAGGGTAAGTGAGAAATCTTCGATTAAGGGTGTAGATCCAGGGGGCGGATGGCCATCGATACCAGGGTAGGTGAATTTGAGCTTGTTGATCTCAACTGATGGCTTCCTGTCTTCCTTTACAGCCATGCCTATCAAGTGTTTGGTGAAAAGCAATAGAGAAGTAGAGTAGTAATTGAGCTTTTGTGAGTTTGGTTatataagagaaagaaaaagaatgtgAGTATGTGAGGATACTCAAGATTCAGCCATGGCCACGTTCTTCACTTCCTTCCCATAGATTGCTTTTTCAACTACCTGCAACCGCCGACCGTCAAGTTAAATTAAGGGAAAATTTTAGATAAGAACAATTGATCCCTACtttcatattttaatttaccACCAACTAACCAAAAAATAATACGCTAACATTCAATATCTaactccaataggttctcaaaatttctattaagttaattttcgaatgAGTAACTgtaactcaaatattagttcaactaATCCATTTGGACGgcgaaaattagatttttaacaagcttaaatatgtgggtttagattccgaatttgattttgtgagaaatttggagtgagtaTTATCTAGAATTGTTAGAATAAGTATAAGGAggttatatataaaatttgaagtcatttaatggagatttggactgattttgaacaagaattgcaactgaaaatcatggaagaagttcgtctacagacgcttgtataaaggtggataaaaatatataatagtgtataagatgtgtttatacactattatacaagattatacaaaaaactgacttcgtcttcttccttgcgttttttctgaaatttaactcaaatcttgctcaaatctattCCAAtttacttcaaatttaaattttgaactccttttgatattttcaatcaattggaacaacacccaatccaaacaactaacaaacttaaaaaatcttatttttgaagcAAAACTTTGAATGACCTTCAATTGTGGAATGTtgaatcttcaattttcttacattgcaaccagGTGACACAGAGAAGAAGCAGTAATGGCGGACGGCTCCTTGaagcatatatatatagaagatgtgagaagaaaaGAGAGTGAAATCAATGGTTGTGAGAACAAAGATTTAACTCCATaacttttagaagcaatggttgtaagaaaacaagattttgaatttgctagtgctttcaaaatatgtacaatatgggctaggttaggtaaaacttaaaaatatgggccattttttgttatggtgtgaagtcaaGTGTATTTTTTTGTAATTCTTTCTTAAATTAATCGAAAGAAGAATTATACTAGTGATTTGATCCTCCTACTATTTCAAAAGTAGACTTTGACCtctgtatttatacttgtttcaaaatattaGTTTTGTGTGAACTTGTTTTACTGGTTGCATAATTTAAAtgagaagttttttttttttatatgacAAAATATTTAAATGATTACAAAAAAATTTATAACCTTATAGTATTAAATATGTTACTAtaagaactttaaattaaattattttaaaaattagaaaagaacactttttttttgaaataaataaaaaagaaaataagtataTAACTGAAATATAACGAGTAATAGCGCGAGTTGAAAGacgatcctttttttttttttcctcccTATCCTCTAGTTCGCAGATACACTAGATAAACATTTTTCCCCAACATTTTCCGTTTAGCTCGTTTTAGGACCTCGCATTCAAGGCAACATGCTGTCAAATTGGGAATAAAGAGAAAGCCTCATTTGTATTGACTAATTTATAATTGAAAAATGGAGTACCTGTCAACAAGCGGGGATAGCTCAGTTGGGAGAGCGTCAGACTGAAGATCTGAAGGTCACGTGTTCGATCCACGTTCACCgcattcttttatttttgcttCTAAGTATACCTACTTTATCCTATTTTTGAACtgtacaaaaatatttttgcttcCTTCTTTTGGGACTTCTCCCTTTTCAACCCGATTCATCGCTGATCAGGAGGAGCTCTCACATCGATCACCGAAGCCATCTTTTCAGGTACGCTCTTTTTATGCGtctcatccccccccccccttctaaCTAGGGTTCAACTCAATCCCACCATTTTGTTTTACCCCTCCCCAATCACTCAAACCCCAGTTCTTCCTAGTGAACTCAATCTCGCTTAGTCAACTCTTTATAATTAGAGATCAGGatcaattcctttttctttttgtgtgtgtgcgtgtgtgttaTTGTTGGTTTTTTTTCGGGTGCTATTTGAATCAAATGCAGTGTTGTTTCCAGAAATAATTGCCTGTAAATCTTCACTAGCTAAATTTGTAAACTAAATCCAATAAGatcaagatttttttttctttttggctctTTTGGAAAATTTGTGTCAACTGCAAACTCGACTGTTCTCTGGAAGTAATAGCTCGAATCTTCAATTTGCTAAGCTTATTAACTGAATCCATTCAGATCAACTCGCCACGAGAGGCCAAGAAAGAAAGGGGTTTAATCTAAATGGCAGCTATTTACAGCCTTTACATCATCAATAAATCTGGAGGGCTTATTTTCTACAAGGTTAAATTCAATTTCTTGCACTTTTCAACTTAGCTTGTTTTTGTTTATCCTAATTTGTAGTTGTAATGGGTGTCAAAAAACGTTAGGATTATGGTTCTGCTGGCAGAATGGACACAAATGATAGTTTGAGATTGGCTAGTCTTTGGCATTCTATGCACGCTATCTCTCAGCAGTTGTCCCCAGTTAATGGTTGCGCCGGTATCGAACTCCTTCAAGCTGATAACTTTGACCTCCATTGCTTCCAATCTCTTACCGGTAATTCTTACATCTCCACCATTTTTGgctttatttgatttattttcagaagcattttttactttttgtgatttttatcagcTTTAGCTTTTGAGATCTTTTCCATCATATATTGGGTTATAGGTTGTACAATTTATCCTTTTTGTGAAGCAAATGTGTAGTTGTATTGTGCAGCTATAAGCTAGAAAGGAAGTAAAGCTTACTTAGGAGCAACAAAGTTAACAGACTGAAAACATAATCGTGGGCCcagattttgtatgaattttggTAGAGGTAAGTTAATGAAAAACGATTTCCTGCTAGAGTGTTGATATTGACTTCTATGTCAGTAAATATGGTGCAGAATCTTTAAGTGGCTCATGCATCTCTTCTCCATATCATTTGTTTTATTCCTTTAATTTCCCTTATCAAAAAACTTAACTCATGGAACCAAAAGATTTTCCAACTTCACAATTCAGAAAAGCTAAAAGTATTGTCTAAGAGACTAGAGGATGAAAAGCAATTAGAACCTAAACCTCTCTGTCAGACAAGGTATGGAGGGCTTAGATCGTCTTGGCGCTGATGTGTAATCTTAGTTGTTCACCTCTAAAGCCAAGAAAAACGTGCGCCAACAGTCCTAATGCAATCAATCAGCATCTCATAACAGCTTCTTGACATTTTATGCACCGGTATGGCAACTCAATACATTTAAGATTAAATGATAGACAACTAAACTAGGTAAAGCATCATAAGGACTTAGTGAAGCATATACGCATGCGCAGGATCTTGCTGCACAAAAAAGCACCCCAGGTGTCTGCAGGAAACATTATATAAGTCGCTGGACCTGCAGATTTTCTCGTTTGTTTTGGacaaaagaaactcaaaagacCACTGATATGGTGATCCCTTAATATTTAGCATGTTAACTTGGTCAGAAGGACTTGCATTCTAGTTTGAGTTTATGATGAACTGAATTGTATCAATATGATTGCCAATTCATATGTATACCAGTATTTGCACTGTATTATTCTTGAAATCTATATATGCTTATGGATATTTAAGAATTTAACTTGGCTAATCATTTCTATTCTCTTTGGGGCTTTGTTAAAGAACGGTAACTCCTTGTTTCTATCTTGGTACTGCTTGTCAAGAGATGTGCTGAATCTGTTCAAATATAGGCgaatagtattcttcttttttgatTTGTTATAGGCTAATACGGAGCAGTAtcttttctataaaaaaaatgtGTTGACTAATTAGGCTCGATCGAGCTGCTTGATCTATTTTATGATGTTGTGACTTGCACATGTTGTAGTTTCACTTTCCATATCTTTGTTGAAGTTGTCTGCTTTAAGGCTAACAGGCTAAAAAACGTTACATATAAGAGCTAACAGGCTAATAAAGATGACTACCTGGTCTACCTAACACTTGGTGAATGCTTTAGTGTTATTTTTGAAAGATAGGTGTCTATTGTTCTTATAGCTTGAGGCGTATAAGTTCAAGGCCAGGAACTGATAGTCAGTCTTAGAAACATAACTACAACGTTCTACTGGTGGTTGGTTGTTGATTTATTCGAAGTGCATTGTAGTAGACTCTTCAATCTTTGCAGCATAAATATACCTACACCCTTTTTGGAGAGATCAAGAAAAAGAATGAGTTTATATATTCATGAACTCCTCCTCTCTATGTTGTCTAGATGGCTATGAGTTTGGCTTAAAAAAAGTAGCTTTTAAGCacaagtgcttaaaagcactttttaagtGTTGGAGcttattttataaataagcagttatgcgtttggataaaagtgctggaGCTGAAAAAAAGCTGTTGAAATATTTGGTAAACAAGTGCTAGTAAGCACTTTTTCTATTAAAATGACTGAAATATCCTTAAAGCTGTTAACACTATAAAGAAGCTTATTactataatattttatttcaaacttattaatATAAATACGAAATAATTAATATTTGAACTGATCACCtaagataatttttataaatataattgttGAACTcttatttttcacttctttcaaccatgtaaattttttatttatttctgaaATTCCAAGCTTACTGGGAAAACATATGAATTGACTATCACATTTTATTATTctattccttatttgaactatgtaaaaattcctaatatttaggaaatcaaaataaaataaacttgtactttttaaaattatttgaaaattgtACGTATAGTTAATTAGAAATTACAATGCAACTAGAATTGTTGGTCGCACACGAGTTTAAATTCttaggaaaaaaaaaatctaactCAAGTACAATACTACAATCTATGTAAGAGATATTAAAGTTAAGTATGCTTAGCAAGCTTCGTCTGTTATGACTTCGCATGTATAtctgttttattaatttataaattttttataaaGATTTACAGATgattattatataaataaatgtttaatcatttttatactaatatttaggactatttttccttccttttaggtttaggagtcCTATTTCCTATCTCATGTTTTAATTATTTAGTAAGAAAACTTCATTAGGTAAATGTCGTATTCACCTTTCAAAGCAAAGCTAAACTTCAAAGTAAGTTCACGTTTtgacaaattttaaaagtttgagttggatattataattatttcaaaagTTTGACATTTTTGGAATAATAAATATTATTAGGGACAATATGGTAAAATATTTGGTCAAAGATAGTTGGCTTTTAAGCTGGAAAAAAAAGTTGGGATCAGCCAACTTGTGGCTTTTGGCTTTTTTTAAGCCAGTGTTAACTTTTTTTAAGCTGTTTTCTTTTTTGCCAAACACTCCCAACATCTAAAAAGCCAATCCAAACAGGCTCTAAATCTACCAAAAACGTGAACCATAAGAAAATATCCCAAAAAGCGCACTATACTCAGAAAGAAAAGAACTGGAAAATTTTGTGGTTCTTCAAGATATCTACTGTCTAACCTTGGGTAGATGACtttctcttcttggatttatcTGTTAACTTCACAGAAATAAGTTTGTCCTTTAGATAATAGTAAGttgaaatgaagtgaaaatattTGAAAACAGGAAAACATATTTGGGAAAGATGGAAGCTATTTGGACGTATCAAAAAGAACAAAGATGGAAGATGTTTGCTTGTATAGTTCAGTCATGAAATGGTAATGGCCTAGAAAGAGAGTGATACTGCAACAGAACTGGCGAAATACTAATCAATAATGATTGGGAAGCCACTTTAGTAAATATTTAACAGACTAGTTTGACGTTTTTGTGCTTCAGCCAAACTAGTGCCTGAGTTAAGAGTTCCATGGAACATTTAACTTGATGATATTCAAtcttatatcttttttttttccttaaataactGTGTCAATTTATGTGATACTCCAACCGATTAAAGAATTGGACTGATTTAATTACAGGAACAAAATTTTTTGTGGTTTGCGAACCTGGAAGTCTGCATATGGAATCTCTGTTGAAGTATATCTACGAATTATACACTGATTACGTCTTGAAGAATCCTTTCTATGAAATGGAAATGCCAATACGGTGTGAGCTCTTCGACATAAATTTGTCACAGGCAGTTCAGAAAGATCGTGTTGCCTTACTGGGGAGATGAGCTTCTCAAGCTCATATGCTGCAAATTGTTGGTTGGACTATAATCTGGTAAATTCTGCTGGACAGGTTGCACTAGGACATATGCAATGTGTGTTTCTTTGTGCTTTGGGATAATGGCCTTGTAAGATACATTTTGAAAGCAGCAACCCCAAGTAGGATTTGTTATGCAAGGTTGTCATGGTTGATGCTCTTTAGTGTCGTTTACACGCTCTGCCTGATCTCTCATAGAAATGGTAATTGGACAGATATGGCAAGCAGCAGGTGTTGCCTTAAAAAGCACGAAGACATTGAACATGTTAACATTAAACGACTACCAAGAAAACATTGAGCATATTAATATTAAACGACTATCTCCATTGTGAACCACCAATCATTTTTTTAAGGGGAAAAATCAACTAATAATTCATTAAAACTTTTCAAGATGTTAGCTTCTCTGTTTCTTAATAGTTCTAATTGAGCCATCTGTTTCTTCATGTTAGTGCTGGCCGAACCTCAGGTAAACTGGAAACTTAGAAGAATTCCATAGTAAATGGTGGCGCCTTCCTAACATTTAGATGTAATGGGTTTGGGTTTGGGTGTCATTACAGAGAAATTTGAGGAGAAAATCCTCCAGTATAAGGGACAGAGGCAAGTGCTATTGGGTGTTGCATACGTTCACTCAAATAATAAGCTAACTGTTCATCTTCTTTTGCGTTTCGTCTTTCACCTATTTCACTGTGTCTACAAATATTTTGCAGAAGAACTAAGAGAGGGGAGGGGAAGATATATTTTTGCCCCTAAACTGCAGACGGGGGCAGACATGAAAGAGGAGTTGCAACGGACTCTCCTAACCTAACGCAGCCGTGAACCTTTTGTCACTAATGTTACCACACCAGAGAAAGAAAGAATTGATGCGTTACCAATCTACCGTCACTATATCTTCAACCAGCTATATCAAGATTCAAGATTATTTACGGCATATACCAAATTATCTCTGATTCTCCTTTAGGTTATTAAATTGAATTACTAGAGATTTATTTTATTGTTGCAGGTTATACGCTGTTATTGCATAAAAGATAAACTCAAAAGGAATGAAGAAACGCGCTAGCCACCCACAGGTCGAAAGCAACTGTACGTAGTAGCTGAagccattttatatatatactccaGCAGTCCAGCTTCCCCTTTTGCTGTTCTAACTTTCTATCGATAGACTTCGTAGTTACCTCAAGCATTCAAGGACACTTAGATAAGTTGCAAATGTACAAAAAACCTTATAAGTTTATTGGGCACTAAAACAAAACCTGCCAAGAAATAAA of the Nicotiana tabacum cultivar K326 chromosome 7, ASM71507v2, whole genome shotgun sequence genome contains:
- the LOC107771077 gene encoding ABC transporter I family member 20; the protein is MAVKEDRKPSVEINKLKFTYPGIDGHPPPGSTPLIEDFSLTLYPGDRCLLVGSNGAGKTTILKILGGKHMVEPDMVRVLGRSAFHDTALTASGDLSYLGGEWRREVAFAGFEVPIQMDISAEKMIFGVPGTDPQRRDELIKVLGIDLSWRMHKASDGQRRRVQICMGLLKPFKVLLLDEITVDLDVLARADLLKFLSKECEERGATIIYATHIFDGLENWPSHMLYVAHGKLQLAMPMDKVKEISNMSLMRTVESWLRKERDEKRKRRKERKAKGLPEYGKQVEGSRVVGDPARAAARPLNNGWAGGRLNSTIAGEENFVLSSNRVLR
- the LOC107771101 gene encoding uncharacterized protein LOC107771101, which produces MAAIYSLYIINKSGGLIFYKDYGSAGRMDTNDSLRLASLWHSMHAISQQLSPVNGCAGIELLQADNFDLHCFQSLTGTKFFVVCEPGSLHMESLLKYIYELYTDYVLKNPFYEMEMPIRCELFDINLSQAVQKDRVALLGR